The Elusimicrobiaceae bacterium genome includes the window CATCGCGCTGTGGACCGATTCGCCCAAACCCGACGAGGTGGCCTGTGGTGAACCTGCAAAACCTTAAACAGACCGGGCGGGTGGCGCTGCCGTCGCTGTTTACGATAGCGAGCATCGCGTTCGGGTTTTTCTCGATCCTGTCGGCGGTGGACAATGAATATTCGCGCGCCGGCTGGTTCATTATTTTCGCGATGGTGATGGACGGGCTGGACGGGCGCGTGGCCCGCATGGTCAAGGGCGAAAGCAGTTTCGGCGTGGAGATGGATTCGCTCGCGGATTTCCTGTCGTTCGGTGTGGCGCCTTCGCTTTTGATGTATTTCTTCCTGCTCGACGATTTCGGGTTCTGGGGCTACCCCGTGGCGTTCTGCTACACGATGTGCGGCGCGATGCGCCTGGCTTATTTCAACGTGCTGGCGCATGAGGGCAGGTCTTCCAAAAAGTATTTCTCCGGCCTGCCGGTCCCGATGGCGGCCGGCATACTGGCTTCGTTTGTGATCTGCTACAGCCTGCTGGAAGTGAACGTCGCAACGCGTTCGTCGGTATTGTTTCA containing:
- the pssA gene encoding CDP-diacylglycerol--serine O-phosphatidyltransferase; translated protein: MNLQNLKQTGRVALPSLFTIASIAFGFFSILSAVDNEYSRAGWFIIFAMVMDGLDGRVARMVKGESSFGVEMDSLADFLSFGVAPSLLMYFFLLDDFGFWGYPVAFCYTMCGAMRLAYFNVLAHEGRSSKKYFSGLPVPMAAGILASFVICYSLLEVNVATRSSVLFQYIMPWLFNLMPFVMLALALLMVSKVPYPAFKQGTVLRPRSIRALLFLVALIFMVIRYPQDSIFLLFATYVASGLAVFMWHLFAGMPPAPKEEHPPA